In Crinalium epipsammum PCC 9333, the following are encoded in one genomic region:
- a CDS encoding bifunctional alanine racemase/tRNA (adenosine(37)-N6)-threonylcarbamoyltransferase complex ATPase subunit type 1 TsaE, with protein sequence MVKNSLKISLKNQRATHKLGVSLGQSLPSGSVILLQGDLGSGKTTLVQGIGEGLGIKDLIVSPTFTLINEYTCGRIPLYHLDLYRLEPEDVNELYIENYWEGIEVPAGIVAIEWAERLAEKPLNYLDIYLTYHQQSGRIAEIVAIGECEIIDLIDE encoded by the coding sequence ATGGTTAAAAATTCTCTTAAAATTTCTCTTAAAAATCAAAGAGCTACACATAAATTAGGAGTTTCTCTAGGACAATCTTTACCTAGTGGAAGTGTAATTTTATTACAAGGAGATTTAGGTAGCGGTAAAACAACCTTAGTTCAAGGTATAGGGGAAGGATTAGGAATAAAAGATTTAATTGTTAGTCCTACATTTACTCTGATTAATGAATACACTTGTGGACGAATACCTTTATATCATCTAGATTTGTATCGCTTAGAGCCAGAAGATGTTAATGAACTGTATATAGAAAATTATTGGGAAGGCATCGAAGTACCAGCAGGAATTGTAGCAATTGAATGGGCGGAACGTTTGGCGGAAAAACCTTTAAATTATCTGGATATTTATCTTACTTACCACCAGCAGTCAGGTCGCATAGCTGAAATTGTAGCTATAGGTGAATGTGAAATTATTGATTTAATTGATGAGTGA
- a CDS encoding DUF2382 domain-containing protein encodes MTLVKLTELDNNYRDIAGGEDITNFDVYSDTNNEKVGSIKDILVDEEGHFRYLIVDLGFLIFGKKVLLPIGRSRISYSEKRVYAIGMTREQAEKLPEFKEDQKVDYDYEESVRGLYRPQTLGTTGTSVSSTTSAQPITGTFDRNTYNYQQEESLYGLNEQNHQNLRLYEERLIANKKRMKTGEVTVGKHVETETRSVSVPIEKERVVIERTTPVDGGTVVTKGEASFTEGEVARIEVYEETPDIQKEAFVREEVRVRKEVDRDTVNAEETIRREELDVNTKGNPVLDNRPNVRSSDLI; translated from the coding sequence ATGACCCTAGTAAAACTCACAGAACTTGATAATAATTATCGTGACATCGCTGGTGGTGAAGACATCACCAATTTCGATGTTTATAGCGATACTAACAATGAAAAAGTTGGTTCCATCAAAGATATTCTAGTAGACGAAGAAGGTCATTTTCGTTATCTAATTGTTGATCTAGGATTTTTGATTTTCGGTAAGAAAGTTTTGCTCCCCATTGGTCGTTCACGCATTAGCTATAGCGAAAAGCGGGTTTATGCGATCGGTATGACACGCGAGCAAGCGGAAAAGCTGCCTGAATTCAAGGAAGATCAAAAAGTTGATTATGATTACGAAGAAAGCGTAAGAGGCTTATATCGTCCTCAAACTCTCGGCACAACAGGAACATCAGTATCTAGCACCACTTCTGCTCAACCCATCACTGGAACTTTTGACCGCAACACCTATAATTACCAGCAAGAAGAGTCATTATACGGACTTAATGAGCAAAATCATCAAAACCTACGACTTTACGAAGAACGGTTAATTGCCAACAAGAAACGCATGAAGACTGGTGAAGTAACAGTTGGTAAGCACGTAGAAACAGAAACTCGCAGTGTTTCTGTACCCATTGAAAAAGAACGAGTTGTAATTGAACGCACCACTCCAGTAGATGGTGGTACTGTAGTTACTAAAGGCGAAGCCAGCTTCACGGAAGGAGAAGTTGCACGCATCGAAGTTTACGAAGAAACTCCTGACATCCAAAAAGAAGCTTTTGTACGCGAAGAAGTTCGAGTAAGAAAAGAAGTTGATCGCGATACAGTTAATGCGGAAGAAACAATTCGTCGTGAAGAATTAGATGTTAATACTAAGGGAAATCCGGTTTTAGATAACCGTCCTAATGTTCGTTCCTCTGACCTCATCTAA
- a CDS encoding L,D-transpeptidase gives MNNLIRCFWLRRKGAIWASVTLLLVALFSWSTPAIAASKSSKVIKTANANSAKPWIKVDLSSQRLTVLKGKKRLYSVAISSGKRSTPTLTGTFRVQSKYRTKRMRGEDYDVPNVPYAMFYSGGYAIHGAYWHNKFGRPVSHGCVNLPVGAARRVFSLAKVGTKVVVQK, from the coding sequence ATGAACAATTTAATTCGCTGTTTTTGGTTACGTCGCAAGGGAGCTATTTGGGCAAGTGTCACCTTGCTGCTTGTCGCATTATTTTCGTGGTCAACACCAGCTATAGCAGCTTCAAAGTCGAGTAAGGTGATTAAGACAGCTAACGCTAATAGTGCCAAGCCTTGGATCAAAGTTGATCTATCATCTCAACGATTAACTGTTTTAAAAGGTAAGAAACGTCTTTATTCTGTAGCGATATCCAGTGGTAAGCGTTCTACGCCCACACTTACCGGAACTTTTCGGGTTCAATCTAAATACCGTACTAAACGTATGCGCGGTGAGGACTACGACGTTCCAAATGTACCTTACGCTATGTTCTATTCTGGTGGTTATGCAATTCATGGAGCTTACTGGCACAATAAATTTGGCAGACCAGTTAGTCATGGCTGCGTTAATTTACCAGTTGGTGCTGCGCGAAGAGTATTCAGTTTAGCTAAAGTAGGCACAAAAGTAGTTGTTCAAAAATAA
- a CDS encoding gluconeogenesis factor YvcK family protein — MSIGIFKQALRSIQQESRINWEFKPRTPQRVHRWFKWLSPGLLVKRWLLLSAGGVLLTSLGVAIWVKLTPIAWFIQLVGKILEEAATIVPSYVSGPIALLSGLFLIFWGQTRSLGAITEVLKPDGDEQLIDVLLAHRRLNRGPKIVVIGGGTGLSTLLRGLKEFSANITAIVTVADDGGSSGRLRREIGVLPPGDIRNCLAALADEEKLLTELFQYRFSAGDGLVGHSFGNLFLTAMSEITGDLEQAIAASSQVLAVRGCVLPATLSDVRLWAELADGRIIQGESSITEAGGQIIKIGCIPANPPGLPAAIKAIQEADYIIIGPGSLYTSVIPNLLVPEIKEAIASRLVPRIYVCNIMTQPGETQGYSVSDHILAIDHACGQPLFNAVLVHKKPPSPQSLVRYAQENSNPVFLDREAVGQLGRRIVLANVMDEDQETGYVRHNSRRLAKVLLRWYSRTHS; from the coding sequence ATGTCAATTGGTATTTTCAAACAAGCCCTACGCTCTATTCAACAGGAGTCGCGGATTAATTGGGAGTTTAAGCCCAGAACGCCCCAGCGCGTCCACAGATGGTTTAAGTGGCTATCTCCTGGACTGTTGGTAAAACGCTGGTTGCTATTAAGCGCTGGTGGCGTTCTGCTGACAAGCTTAGGTGTGGCAATTTGGGTCAAGTTAACGCCAATTGCCTGGTTCATTCAGTTGGTTGGAAAAATTTTAGAGGAAGCTGCGACGATTGTCCCTAGTTATGTATCAGGTCCGATCGCGCTTCTTAGTGGTTTGTTCTTAATATTTTGGGGACAAACTCGTTCTCTCGGAGCAATTACAGAGGTCTTAAAACCAGATGGGGACGAACAACTAATTGATGTGTTACTTGCCCATCGTCGGTTAAACCGAGGTCCGAAAATTGTGGTGATTGGAGGTGGAACTGGACTTTCTACGTTATTAAGAGGGTTGAAGGAGTTCAGTGCTAATATTACTGCGATTGTGACTGTGGCTGATGATGGCGGGTCTTCTGGTCGCTTACGGCGGGAAATAGGGGTGTTACCGCCTGGGGATATCCGTAATTGTTTGGCGGCGTTGGCAGATGAGGAGAAGTTATTAACAGAATTATTTCAATATAGGTTCAGCGCTGGCGATGGTTTGGTTGGTCATAGTTTTGGCAACCTCTTTTTGACGGCGATGAGTGAGATTACAGGGGATTTGGAGCAGGCTATAGCAGCTAGTTCCCAAGTCTTAGCAGTGCGGGGGTGTGTGCTACCTGCAACTTTGTCTGATGTGCGGTTGTGGGCTGAGTTAGCAGATGGGCGCATAATTCAGGGAGAATCGAGTATTACGGAAGCTGGAGGTCAAATTATTAAGATTGGCTGCATTCCTGCTAATCCACCTGGATTACCAGCAGCTATCAAAGCGATTCAGGAAGCAGATTACATTATTATCGGACCTGGAAGTCTTTATACGAGTGTGATTCCGAATTTGTTGGTTCCAGAAATTAAGGAAGCGATCGCATCTCGTCTAGTTCCTCGCATCTATGTCTGTAATATTATGACTCAACCTGGTGAAACACAGGGCTACAGTGTATCAGACCACATCTTGGCAATTGATCATGCTTGTGGTCAACCGTTGTTTAATGCAGTACTCGTACATAAAAAACCGCCTTCCCCTCAGTCTCTTGTTCGCTACGCTCAAGAAAATTCTAATCCGGTTTTTTTAGATCGGGAAGCTGTGGGGCAATTAGGGCGGCGGATTGTCCTAGCAAATGTGATGGATGAAGACCAGGAAACAGGCTATGTGCGACACAATTCTCGCAGATTAGCAAAAGTATTGCTACGTTGGTATAGTCGCACCCATAGTTGA
- the ruvC gene encoding crossover junction endodeoxyribonuclease RuvC: MEKRILGLDPGLAILGFGAITCQTSSPLAVTTSGSVTGTNVISNPVTLLDFGVIQTQAKTEMGVRLCTIYDDLHTLMEQLQPDLVAIEKLFFYRMGNTIAVAQARGVMILVLAQHKVPFVEFTPAQIKQALTGMGNADKYEVQEAVARELNLEQIPKPDDAADALAVALTAWYQI, encoded by the coding sequence ATGGAAAAGCGCATTTTAGGACTAGACCCAGGACTGGCAATTTTAGGATTTGGAGCTATTACCTGCCAAACCTCTTCACCACTAGCTGTGACAACATCTGGCAGTGTAACAGGGACTAATGTAATATCCAATCCCGTAACGCTATTAGATTTTGGAGTTATCCAAACGCAAGCCAAGACAGAAATGGGAGTGAGACTTTGCACTATCTACGATGATCTCCACACATTAATGGAGCAATTGCAACCGGATTTAGTAGCAATCGAAAAACTCTTCTTCTATCGTATGGGTAACACAATTGCTGTAGCACAAGCACGTGGAGTAATGATCTTAGTCTTGGCTCAACACAAAGTTCCATTTGTAGAATTTACACCCGCTCAAATTAAACAAGCCCTTACTGGTATGGGAAATGCTGATAAGTACGAGGTACAAGAAGCCGTTGCACGGGAGTTGAATTTAGAGCAAATACCTAAACCAGATGATGCGGCTGATGCTTTGGCTGTTGCTTTAACTGCTTGGTATCAAATTTAA
- a CDS encoding L,D-transpeptidase, translated as MVEGKLGFQSCLLLGLSAGILLCSIQQQVTATPTTSTTTNQKTQPLTNLPPLEEPGPLLPYKPPSSVNPEPKASSSSVNPKLATQLVIKLRERRVYVYQKKRVVAKYPIAIGKAGWETPTGNFKVSNKERDPAWEHPFTGKVISPGGDNPLGVAWIGFWSDGRNQIGFHGTPQENLVGRAVSHGCVRMRNKDVTALFEQVDVGTPVKVEK; from the coding sequence ATGGTTGAAGGAAAATTGGGATTTCAAAGCTGCTTGTTGTTAGGCTTAAGTGCAGGAATATTACTTTGCTCAATTCAGCAACAGGTTACTGCTACACCAACAACTAGCACAACAACGAATCAAAAAACACAACCTCTGACGAATTTGCCTCCTCTTGAGGAACCAGGACCTCTTCTACCTTATAAACCACCATCATCTGTTAATCCTGAGCCGAAAGCTTCATCTTCATCTGTTAATCCTAAGTTGGCTACTCAGTTAGTGATTAAGCTAAGAGAACGCCGAGTTTATGTTTATCAAAAAAAGCGAGTTGTCGCTAAATATCCTATTGCTATTGGTAAAGCAGGTTGGGAAACTCCTACAGGTAATTTTAAAGTTTCCAACAAAGAACGCGATCCAGCTTGGGAACATCCGTTTACAGGTAAGGTTATTTCTCCAGGGGGGGATAATCCTTTAGGCGTTGCTTGGATTGGTTTTTGGAGTGATGGGCGTAATCAAATTGGATTTCATGGCACTCCCCAGGAAAACTTAGTAGGGCGGGCAGTTTCTCACGGTTGTGTACGGATGCGTAACAAAGATGTTACAGCTTTATTTGAGCAGGTAGACGTAGGTACACCCGTTAAAGTAGAAAAATAA
- a CDS encoding L,D-transpeptidase: protein MNRLICAILRRPQVFLATTALILTALYALPNLSLAKSKPPQVAKKVKLLPKSPIQSRQVGKKVQLLPKSPLRSRPISSKIQLLQQSRQKWIQIKLSKQRLIAWEGSKPVYSIIISTGKKSTPTRPGTFAVQYKAVTARMKGSDYDVPDVPYAMYYDNNYAIHGAYWHRRFGTPVSHGCTNLAVNHAKWLFKWASVGTPVIIN from the coding sequence ATGAACAGACTAATATGCGCTATTTTACGTCGCCCACAAGTTTTCTTGGCAACTACAGCGCTTATTCTTACAGCTTTATATGCTTTGCCTAATTTATCTTTAGCAAAAAGCAAGCCACCCCAAGTTGCCAAGAAAGTCAAGTTACTACCAAAATCTCCCATCCAATCGCGCCAAGTTGGCAAGAAAGTCCAGTTACTACCAAAATCTCCCCTCAGATCGCGCCCAATTTCTTCTAAAATCCAATTACTGCAACAATCTCGTCAAAAATGGATTCAAATTAAGCTTTCAAAACAACGCTTAATTGCTTGGGAAGGTAGCAAACCTGTTTACTCGATCATTATTTCTACAGGCAAGAAATCAACCCCAACTCGCCCAGGTACTTTTGCTGTTCAATATAAGGCAGTTACGGCACGAATGAAAGGCAGTGATTACGACGTACCCGATGTGCCTTATGCGATGTATTACGACAATAACTATGCCATTCATGGTGCATACTGGCATCGTCGCTTTGGAACTCCAGTGAGTCATGGTTGCACCAATTTGGCAGTTAATCATGCTAAATGGTTATTCAAATGGGCTTCAGTGGGTACACCCGTGATCATCAATTAA
- a CDS encoding DUF2382 domain-containing protein: MNSQISPNKIEPGKHNLRIKVLLDKLRNKLNNFAVLGKGGFYLGEVKDVKLDRERQLNLVIAQNEGKSELRWVLLRSKHIQQVDSGTKMLFVDITQAEVANLPEYALPKTSVETEIVNSASVQTIVPQVIDQNIIPANDTSSSNPLDVNADVVPEIVNSPSPQTTVHQVISQNVIPANDTSPSHLLDVKADVVPGIRSHTPDTHNITAPEYHQEEHNMDIEESLLSHESEVVEEEVIRLLEERLIVDRNKHKIGEVIVRKVIETRMVQVPVRYEKLIVEQVNPEHKHLAEIVLNGENLGEIDINELTSGNGNGTSTTKQTNEGTVSGEFKSPKSASLFLNAIALQRHHGCAKVRVELVLEDPQLQQTYEQWFERCTGS; encoded by the coding sequence ATGAATAGCCAAATTTCTCCCAACAAAATTGAACCTGGAAAACATAATCTGCGGATTAAAGTACTATTAGACAAACTGAGAAATAAACTAAATAATTTCGCTGTTTTAGGCAAGGGTGGCTTTTATCTTGGCGAAGTCAAAGATGTCAAACTTGATCGCGAACGTCAACTCAATTTAGTTATTGCTCAGAATGAAGGTAAAAGTGAACTACGCTGGGTTCTATTAAGAAGTAAGCACATACAGCAAGTAGACTCTGGAACTAAAATGCTGTTTGTAGATATTACCCAAGCTGAAGTAGCTAACTTGCCAGAATATGCCCTACCAAAAACTAGCGTAGAAACAGAGATAGTTAACTCAGCAAGCGTACAAACTATCGTACCTCAAGTAATTGATCAAAACATCATTCCAGCTAACGATACTAGCTCTTCCAACCCCTTGGATGTTAACGCAGATGTTGTACCAGAGATAGTTAACTCACCAAGCCCACAAACTACCGTACATCAAGTAATTTCTCAAAACGTTATTCCAGCTAACGATACTAGCCCTTCCCATCTCTTGGATGTTAAGGCGGATGTTGTACCAGGGATACGTTCTCATACGCCTGATACACACAACATAACTGCACCAGAATATCACCAAGAGGAACATAATATGGATATCGAAGAATCTTTATTATCTCATGAGAGTGAAGTTGTTGAAGAAGAAGTTATTCGTTTACTAGAAGAACGATTAATTGTTGACCGCAATAAACACAAAATTGGGGAAGTAATTGTTCGTAAAGTTATTGAAACCCGTATGGTTCAAGTGCCAGTTAGGTACGAAAAATTAATTGTTGAGCAAGTTAATCCTGAACACAAACACCTCGCAGAAATTGTTTTAAATGGTGAAAATTTAGGTGAAATTGACATAAACGAGTTAACTTCTGGCAATGGAAACGGAACTTCAACAACGAAGCAAACTAATGAAGGCACAGTGAGTGGAGAGTTTAAGTCTCCTAAAAGTGCTAGTTTATTTTTAAATGCGATCGCACTACAACGTCATCATGGCTGTGCCAAGGTGCGTGTAGAATTAGTATTAGAAGATCCGCAATTACAACAAACTTACGAACAGTGGTTTGAACGTTGTACAGGAAGTTAA
- a CDS encoding bifunctional 4-hydroxy-2-oxoglutarate aldolase/2-dehydro-3-deoxy-phosphogluconate aldolase — protein MSNQAWLSRIERNRAIAVIRANQPEIAYQMALSVAAGGMQLIEITWNTQKSVEVIRQLRSEFPELVIGTGTLLNMEQLQSAIACGAQFLFTPHVDIAMIKMAVDATVPIIPGALTPTEIVAAWNAGASCVKVFPVQAVGGANYIQSLQAPLGKIPLIPTGGVTLDNAKTFLDAGAIAVGVASDLFPHQLVVNQDWDAIALRARTLIHLLNNQIN, from the coding sequence ATGTCTAATCAAGCTTGGTTGTCAAGAATAGAGCGAAATCGTGCGATCGCAGTTATCCGGGCAAATCAACCGGAAATAGCCTACCAAATGGCTCTCTCGGTAGCAGCAGGGGGTATGCAGTTGATTGAAATTACCTGGAATACTCAAAAATCTGTTGAAGTAATTAGACAGTTGCGCTCAGAATTCCCAGAATTGGTAATTGGTACTGGGACATTGTTAAATATGGAACAACTGCAAAGTGCGATCGCCTGTGGCGCACAATTCCTTTTTACTCCTCATGTAGATATTGCTATGATCAAGATGGCGGTAGATGCAACAGTGCCAATTATTCCAGGCGCACTGACTCCGACAGAAATTGTGGCAGCTTGGAATGCTGGCGCTAGTTGTGTGAAGGTGTTTCCAGTGCAAGCTGTGGGGGGCGCTAATTATATTCAGAGCTTACAAGCACCGTTGGGTAAAATTCCCTTAATTCCAACTGGGGGGGTAACACTTGACAATGCTAAAACATTTCTTGATGCGGGTGCGATCGCTGTTGGAGTTGCAAGTGATTTATTTCCCCATCAGTTAGTGGTAAATCAAGATTGGGATGCGATCGCACTACGGGCGCGAACTCTGATCCATCTTCTTAACAATCAAATCAACTAA
- a CDS encoding sensor domain-containing diguanylate cyclase, with the protein MIEQDKTKDQLLAELATMRQLNNFLLFSGMGVQQHLEKLLIEEREFSATLLDTTSSLVNNFVVSVLDTPNTLVVVLDTQKRIVSFNHTCEVITHYSCNEVKGKQLWDIFVPPNQKDTVKALFTSLQSGEVVPEYECDWIIKDGSCRRISWSNKLLHNDDGEINYFLSIGVDVTERTLAQHELLVYKQNLEELVFKRTTELIKVNHKLKEEIAVRQQVEIELRQQYQREQLIGIIAQRILGCLSLDTILQTAVDEVRNFLNVERVTIYQIEPEKNGKFVVESVTPSISPIVGLHLHDPCFDRNYVLDYQNGRVSAINDIWTATLHPCYQNFLKRLGIRANLVVPLVANNKLWALLCAHQCSAPRYWQSWEINLLGALATQLAIAIQQAQLYQQLESANIKLQSLANLDGLTQLANRRYFNEYLNSEWNRLAREEAVLSLILCDIDFFKTYNDTYGHLAGDKCLIEVANAIRSATKRPADLVARYGGEEFAVILPNTDASGAMHLAELIRKIVKTLKISHLNSSEILGVTLSLGVASTIPNHQSEPVNLIRDADIALYQAKESGRDRTCSCLSFDTPRSQETMKATKC; encoded by the coding sequence ATGATTGAACAAGATAAAACAAAAGACCAACTCCTGGCAGAGTTGGCAACTATGCGTCAACTCAATAATTTTCTCCTATTTTCAGGAATGGGAGTCCAGCAACACCTAGAGAAACTATTGATTGAAGAGCGCGAATTTTCAGCCACGCTTTTGGATACAACAAGTAGTTTGGTAAATAACTTTGTTGTGAGTGTTTTAGATACACCCAACACTTTAGTTGTAGTTCTTGACACTCAAAAGCGAATTGTCAGCTTCAATCACACTTGTGAAGTGATCACTCATTACTCCTGTAACGAAGTCAAAGGTAAGCAACTATGGGATATATTTGTACCGCCTAATCAAAAGGACACCGTAAAAGCTTTGTTTACCTCTCTTCAAAGCGGAGAAGTGGTTCCAGAATATGAATGCGACTGGATTATTAAAGATGGAAGTTGTCGCCGGATTTCTTGGTCAAACAAACTGCTACACAACGATGATGGCGAAATTAACTATTTCCTTAGTATCGGGGTTGATGTTACAGAACGTACTTTAGCTCAACACGAGCTTCTGGTTTACAAGCAAAATCTTGAAGAACTTGTATTTAAAAGAACAACAGAACTAATTAAGGTCAATCATAAACTTAAAGAGGAAATTGCTGTTCGCCAGCAGGTTGAAATCGAACTGCGACAACAATATCAAAGGGAACAGTTAATCGGAATAATTGCCCAGCGTATATTAGGATGCCTCAGTTTAGACACAATTCTCCAAACAGCAGTTGACGAGGTTCGTAATTTTCTTAATGTCGAACGGGTAACAATTTATCAAATTGAGCCAGAAAAAAATGGTAAATTTGTTGTCGAATCTGTAACACCTTCTATTTCACCAATTGTAGGGCTACATTTACACGACCCTTGCTTTGACCGTAATTACGTCTTGGACTACCAAAACGGTCGCGTGTCTGCTATTAATGACATCTGGACAGCTACTCTGCATCCTTGTTACCAAAATTTTTTGAAGAGACTGGGAATTCGAGCAAATCTAGTTGTGCCACTTGTGGCTAACAATAAATTATGGGCATTGCTTTGCGCCCATCAATGTTCTGCACCTCGGTACTGGCAATCATGGGAAATTAATTTGTTAGGAGCATTAGCAACCCAATTAGCAATTGCTATCCAACAAGCACAACTTTATCAACAATTAGAATCAGCAAATATAAAGTTACAAAGTCTGGCAAATTTAGACGGTCTTACTCAACTAGCTAACCGTCGTTATTTTAACGAATATCTTAACTCCGAGTGGAATCGTTTAGCACGAGAAGAAGCCGTGTTATCTTTAATATTGTGCGATATTGACTTCTTTAAAACCTATAACGATACCTATGGGCATTTGGCAGGTGACAAATGCTTGATTGAAGTAGCCAATGCCATCAGAAGCGCCACGAAGCGTCCGGCGGATTTAGTGGCTCGTTATGGAGGAGAAGAATTTGCTGTAATATTACCTAATACTGACGCTAGCGGAGCTATGCACCTTGCAGAGTTAATCCGCAAAATTGTCAAAACGCTAAAAATTTCCCATCTTAATTCCTCAGAAATTTTAGGTGTTACCCTCAGTTTAGGAGTTGCTAGTACTATTCCAAATCATCAATCAGAACCCGTAAACTTAATTCGTGATGCTGACATAGCACTCTACCAAGCTAAAGAGTCAGGACGCGATCGCACTTGTTCCTGTTTGTCTTTCGACACTCCGCGCTCTCAAGAAACTATGAAGGCAACTAAATGTTAA
- a CDS encoding Mur ligase family protein, with the protein MGIKLIDRVQLSLAVFAAKTITSAIRLLRLGAASVLPGTIAVRIQPQVLSLLCRQVKYGVIIIAGTNGKTTTSLLLRTLLERAGWRVTHNSTGANLQNGLITALLDDTNLTGNIKADYAILEVDENALPKVVLQIQPKYILCLNLFRDQLDRYGEVDLISRRWQKVIAQLPPETTVILNGDDPTLSYLGQQLPQNILSFGLSEPEEYLEEIPHAVDSIYCPSCGQGLDYQGVYLSHLGDFKCPSCSFKKSNLAIDSREWPQILIGIYNKYNTLAAVLAAQRIGVAKEVILDTIKNFQAAFGRAEELEYHGKKVRILLSKNPVGLNETIRAVNQIKAAGKASTTLMVLNDRTPDGTDVSWIWDVDTEKLVELGGTIVVSGDRVYDMALRLRYSQKNLDSNLKLIVKEDLNEAIATALEHTSADETLHIVPTYSAMLEVREILTGRKIL; encoded by the coding sequence GTGGGAATTAAACTGATAGACAGAGTGCAACTAAGTCTCGCAGTATTTGCTGCAAAAACGATTACATCTGCGATTAGATTATTACGTTTGGGAGCAGCTAGTGTTCTCCCAGGTACGATCGCAGTACGCATTCAGCCTCAAGTACTGTCGCTGCTATGTCGTCAAGTTAAATACGGTGTAATTATTATTGCTGGGACGAATGGGAAAACTACAACATCCCTGCTATTGCGAACACTGCTAGAGCGTGCAGGCTGGCGTGTTACCCATAATTCTACAGGAGCTAATCTCCAAAATGGGTTAATTACAGCATTGCTGGATGATACCAACCTGACAGGTAATATAAAAGCTGATTATGCAATTTTAGAGGTAGATGAAAATGCCCTACCCAAGGTAGTACTACAAATTCAGCCTAAGTATATTTTGTGCTTGAATTTATTTCGTGATCAATTAGACCGCTACGGCGAAGTAGATTTAATTAGTCGGCGTTGGCAAAAAGTAATTGCACAGTTACCACCTGAAACTACAGTAATTTTGAATGGTGATGACCCGACGTTATCTTATTTAGGTCAGCAGTTACCACAAAATATTTTATCTTTTGGTTTGAGTGAACCAGAGGAATATTTAGAAGAAATCCCCCATGCGGTAGATTCAATTTACTGTCCTAGTTGTGGTCAGGGTTTAGATTATCAGGGTGTTTATTTATCTCATTTGGGTGATTTTAAATGTCCCAGTTGTAGCTTTAAAAAAAGCAATTTAGCAATTGATAGTCGAGAATGGCCACAAATTTTAATTGGAATTTATAACAAATACAATACTCTCGCGGCTGTGTTGGCAGCGCAAAGAATTGGAGTGGCAAAAGAGGTTATTTTAGATACAATTAAAAACTTTCAAGCTGCTTTTGGTCGTGCTGAAGAGTTAGAGTATCACGGCAAGAAAGTTAGGATTTTGTTATCTAAAAATCCCGTAGGGTTGAATGAAACAATCCGCGCTGTTAATCAAATTAAGGCAGCAGGTAAGGCATCTACAACTTTGATGGTATTGAATGACAGAACTCCAGATGGTACAGATGTATCTTGGATTTGGGATGTAGATACAGAGAAGTTAGTGGAGTTGGGGGGAACGATTGTTGTCAGTGGCGATCGCGTCTATGATATGGCTTTGCGTCTACGTTATAGCCAAAAGAACCTCGACAGTAACTTGAAATTAATTGTAAAAGAAGATTTAAATGAAGCGATCGCCACTGCTTTAGAACACACTTCAGCAGATGAGACTCTTCATATTGTGCCTACTTATTCGGCAATGTTGGAAGTACGAGAAATATTAACTGGGCGTAAGATTCTTTAA